One genomic window of Ciona intestinalis chromosome 7, KH, whole genome shotgun sequence includes the following:
- the LOC101243303 gene encoding G-protein coupled receptor 84-like isoform X2, with product MTSQTSDFRLLGIVLGSVVCFVGTIGNLIAIVVYISNKKMQTAFNLLIVNLAMIDLITSSTIMPIILYGYITQSWPLSLTACEVFAFFYYSAHFTSTINLLMITLNRYMHVTRPHATYKIIYSVKRRRILTLIAWSISPLCLLPLLFTNGFSWWEAGYMCAYSRLEGFSNVYSLFLGVLFQLLPFLLMVVLYIFIFQTVKRSHANIDNPKIQVDECESYYSTETRTPGGNSVSPPSATFRSEPYKLRLGFDVSPSRSSNVFPRKFPIKNTLSPPTWRDRSREDELRRFHEDFNLPNTPRTNSNNQNDPKNDSSGTEFAVLRCQTAVVRKARLCRSVTTGSIYPTIASTNTNSNGSALVKQYSSLASKIRSVTFCSMDLVKHSKPPEVNDINEDYCSNNNLACVTRSGRENRVRPLQRPTTLNVRALSRPILNKDSSSLSKSPKWFSTENILRSPQASIRRFSISFGSKPSQTSSLKRRKSLHHAKTQRQLIYMSITICVAFAVCALPSVIMNLAATYEDIPPVFHMLGSNLGWLNAMINPIVYAAMNSQFQKAYSRLFRRFLSIFNCRSPLLPSRRC from the exons atgacgtcacaaacaagcGATTTCCGTTTGTTGGGAATCGTTCTTGGAAgtgttgtatgttttgttg GAACCATTGGCAATCTAATTGCGATTGTGGTGTATATCAGTAATAAGAAAATGCAGACTGCATTTAATTTACTGATCGTAAATCTGGCCATGATTGACCTCATTACCTCCAGTACCATCATGCCGATAATTTTATACG GTTATATAACCCAGTCATGGCCGCTTAGTTTAACAGCTTGTGAGGTTTTTGCATTCTTCTACTACAGCGCACATTTTACTTCTACAATAAATCTCCTTATGATTACTCTCAACAG GTACATGCATGTAACGAGGCCCCATGCGacttacaaaattatttattctgtGAAACGAAGACGAATTTTGACACTTATAGCTTGGTCTATTAGTCCACTATGTTTGTTGCCCTTGTTGTTTACGAATGGCTTTAGTTGGTGGGAAGCAGGATATATGTGTGCTTATTCAAG attgGAAGGATTTTCCAACGTTTACTCATTGTTTTTGGGAGTTTTATTCCAACTTCTCCCTTTTTTATTGATGGTggtactttatatttttatttttcaaaccGTGAAGCGAAGTCATGCCAATATAGATAACCCCAAAATACAAG TTGACGAATGCGAAAGTTATTACAGCACCGAGACGCGGACCCCGGGCGGGAATTCTGTAAGTCCGCCTTCCGCTACGTTTCGTTCAGAACCGTACAAGTTACGGTTGGGATTTGATGTTTCACCGTCTCGAAGCTCAAACGTTTTTCCGAGAAAATTTCCGATTAAAA ACACGCTATCCCCTCCAACTTGGCGAGACCGCTCTCGCGAAGACGAACTGCGTCGTTTTCATGAAGACTTCAATCTACCGAATACACCCCGAACAAATTCCAACAACCAAAACGATCCCAAAAACGACAGCAGTGGGACCGAGTTCGCAGTTCTTCGCTGTCAAACAGCAGTGGTCCGAAAAGCAAGACTTTGCCGATCCGTTACAACTGGGAGCATATATCCTACCATAGCATCAACGAATACCAACTCAAATGGGTCAGCTCTTGTTAAACAATATTCCTCGCTCGCGTCCAAGATACGTTCAGTGACCTTCTGCAGTATGGACTTAGTGAAACATAGTAAACCGCCTGAAGTAAATGATATCAATGAAGATTACTGTAGCAACAATAATCTAGCTTGCGTTACAAGAAGCGGGCGAGAAAACAGAGTAAGACCACTTCAACGTCCAACAACGTTAAACGTTCGAGCCTTAAGCAGACCCATACTTAACAAGGACAGTTCAAGTTTGTCGAAATCACCAAAATG GTTCTCTACAGAAAACATACTAAGATCACCTCAAGCTTCGATCAGAAGATTCTCCATTTCTTTTGGAAGCAAACCATCACAG ACTTCTTCGTTGAAAAGAAGAAAGTCACTTCACCATGCTAAGACTCAGCGTCAACTTATATATATGAGCATTACCATTTGCGTGGCGTTCGCTGTGTGTGCTTTACCGAG TGTCATAATGAATTTGGCTGCGACGTACGAAGACATCCCGCCAGTTTTCCATATGCTTGGCTCCAACTTAGGCTGGTTAAACGCTATGATCAATCCAATAGTATACGCTGCAATGAACTCCCAGTTTCAGAAAGCTTATTCAAg ATTGTTTCGAAGGTTTCTAAGTATTTTCAATTGCCGTTCACCGTTGTTACCAAGCAGGAGATGTTAA
- the LOC101243303 gene encoding G-protein coupled receptor 84-like isoform X1, which produces MTSQTSDFRLLGIVLGSVVCFVGTIGNLIAIVVYISNKKMQTAFNLLIVNLAMIDLITSSTIMPIILYGYITQSWPLSLTACEVFAFFYYSAHFTSTINLLMITLNRYMHVTRPHATYKIIYSVKRRRILTLIAWSISPLCLLPLLFTNGFSWWEAGYMCAYSRLEGFSNVYSLFLGVLFQLLPFLLMVVLYIFIFQTVKRSHANIDNPKIQVDECESYYSTETRTPGGNSVSPPSATFRSEPYKLRLGFDVSPSRSSNVFPRKFPIKTLSTDTLSPPTWRDRSREDELRRFHEDFNLPNTPRTNSNNQNDPKNDSSGTEFAVLRCQTAVVRKARLCRSVTTGSIYPTIASTNTNSNGSALVKQYSSLASKIRSVTFCSMDLVKHSKPPEVNDINEDYCSNNNLACVTRSGRENRVRPLQRPTTLNVRALSRPILNKDSSSLSKSPKWFSTENILRSPQASIRRFSISFGSKPSQTSSLKRRKSLHHAKTQRQLIYMSITICVAFAVCALPSVIMNLAATYEDIPPVFHMLGSNLGWLNAMINPIVYAAMNSQFQKAYSRLFRRFLSIFNCRSPLLPSRRC; this is translated from the exons atgacgtcacaaacaagcGATTTCCGTTTGTTGGGAATCGTTCTTGGAAgtgttgtatgttttgttg GAACCATTGGCAATCTAATTGCGATTGTGGTGTATATCAGTAATAAGAAAATGCAGACTGCATTTAATTTACTGATCGTAAATCTGGCCATGATTGACCTCATTACCTCCAGTACCATCATGCCGATAATTTTATACG GTTATATAACCCAGTCATGGCCGCTTAGTTTAACAGCTTGTGAGGTTTTTGCATTCTTCTACTACAGCGCACATTTTACTTCTACAATAAATCTCCTTATGATTACTCTCAACAG GTACATGCATGTAACGAGGCCCCATGCGacttacaaaattatttattctgtGAAACGAAGACGAATTTTGACACTTATAGCTTGGTCTATTAGTCCACTATGTTTGTTGCCCTTGTTGTTTACGAATGGCTTTAGTTGGTGGGAAGCAGGATATATGTGTGCTTATTCAAG attgGAAGGATTTTCCAACGTTTACTCATTGTTTTTGGGAGTTTTATTCCAACTTCTCCCTTTTTTATTGATGGTggtactttatatttttatttttcaaaccGTGAAGCGAAGTCATGCCAATATAGATAACCCCAAAATACAAG TTGACGAATGCGAAAGTTATTACAGCACCGAGACGCGGACCCCGGGCGGGAATTCTGTAAGTCCGCCTTCCGCTACGTTTCGTTCAGAACCGTACAAGTTACGGTTGGGATTTGATGTTTCACCGTCTCGAAGCTCAAACGTTTTTCCGAGAAAATTTCCGATTAAAA CATTAAGCACAGACACGCTATCCCCTCCAACTTGGCGAGACCGCTCTCGCGAAGACGAACTGCGTCGTTTTCATGAAGACTTCAATCTACCGAATACACCCCGAACAAATTCCAACAACCAAAACGATCCCAAAAACGACAGCAGTGGGACCGAGTTCGCAGTTCTTCGCTGTCAAACAGCAGTGGTCCGAAAAGCAAGACTTTGCCGATCCGTTACAACTGGGAGCATATATCCTACCATAGCATCAACGAATACCAACTCAAATGGGTCAGCTCTTGTTAAACAATATTCCTCGCTCGCGTCCAAGATACGTTCAGTGACCTTCTGCAGTATGGACTTAGTGAAACATAGTAAACCGCCTGAAGTAAATGATATCAATGAAGATTACTGTAGCAACAATAATCTAGCTTGCGTTACAAGAAGCGGGCGAGAAAACAGAGTAAGACCACTTCAACGTCCAACAACGTTAAACGTTCGAGCCTTAAGCAGACCCATACTTAACAAGGACAGTTCAAGTTTGTCGAAATCACCAAAATG GTTCTCTACAGAAAACATACTAAGATCACCTCAAGCTTCGATCAGAAGATTCTCCATTTCTTTTGGAAGCAAACCATCACAG ACTTCTTCGTTGAAAAGAAGAAAGTCACTTCACCATGCTAAGACTCAGCGTCAACTTATATATATGAGCATTACCATTTGCGTGGCGTTCGCTGTGTGTGCTTTACCGAG TGTCATAATGAATTTGGCTGCGACGTACGAAGACATCCCGCCAGTTTTCCATATGCTTGGCTCCAACTTAGGCTGGTTAAACGCTATGATCAATCCAATAGTATACGCTGCAATGAACTCCCAGTTTCAGAAAGCTTATTCAAg ATTGTTTCGAAGGTTTCTAAGTATTTTCAATTGCCGTTCACCGTTGTTACCAAGCAGGAGATGTTAA